A single region of the Kineosporia corallincola genome encodes:
- a CDS encoding sensor histidine kinase, with amino-acid sequence MIENLRRTTPFPNGPAAPGINEALTWWLRGWPAVCHLVLDIVVALPYLLLTVFLLVAVVLVPVFGIGLPVLAAVLLGAIGLARLDLLRLEAMTGARLEWMAAAPGRTGRHGLRRWLLDVRPWRSMAWVAVQSVWGLVSGTLALTLASVTLALVFAPLYVWWLPSHEMYWPWGGTTSGPWWLLLVFTVGVTGMVITPLIATGLITLDLMLARLLLTRNASAERLQQLNLRVQTLTRTRAATVDSVEAERQRIERDLHDGPQQRLVAIAMDLGLARDRLDRDPDGARDLMDKAHSAAKEAVVEMRQVARGIHPPILTDRGLDAALSALAGSSPVPVTVRTDLPRRPDPTVEAIAYFCVSEGLTNVAKHAHAQQARVLVSAAGEWLRIEIEDDGVGGAQPGTGGRGGGGTGLRGLADRVAAIDGAVHLSSPAGGPTVLTIHLPFHPSVTETGSSS; translated from the coding sequence GTGATCGAGAACCTCCGGCGCACGACGCCGTTCCCGAACGGGCCCGCGGCTCCTGGGATCAACGAGGCGCTCACCTGGTGGCTGCGCGGCTGGCCCGCGGTCTGCCACCTGGTGCTCGACATCGTGGTCGCGCTCCCCTACCTCCTGCTCACCGTGTTCCTGCTGGTCGCGGTGGTTCTGGTGCCGGTGTTCGGCATCGGCCTGCCGGTGCTGGCCGCGGTGTTGCTCGGCGCGATCGGGCTGGCCCGCCTCGACCTGCTGCGACTGGAGGCGATGACCGGGGCCCGGCTGGAGTGGATGGCCGCCGCGCCCGGCCGGACCGGCCGTCATGGGCTGCGCCGCTGGCTTCTCGACGTGCGGCCGTGGCGGTCGATGGCCTGGGTGGCCGTGCAGTCGGTGTGGGGCCTGGTCTCCGGCACGCTGGCGCTGACGCTCGCCTCGGTCACGCTCGCGCTGGTGTTCGCGCCGCTCTATGTCTGGTGGCTGCCGTCGCACGAAATGTACTGGCCCTGGGGCGGAACCACGTCGGGTCCGTGGTGGCTGCTGCTGGTGTTCACGGTCGGGGTGACCGGCATGGTGATCACCCCGCTGATCGCCACCGGCCTGATCACGCTCGACCTGATGCTGGCCCGGCTGCTGCTGACCCGCAACGCCAGCGCCGAGCGGTTGCAGCAGCTGAACCTGCGGGTGCAGACGCTGACCCGCACCCGGGCCGCCACGGTCGACTCGGTGGAGGCCGAACGGCAGCGGATCGAGCGGGATCTGCACGACGGCCCGCAGCAGCGGCTGGTGGCCATCGCGATGGACCTGGGCCTGGCCCGCGACCGGCTGGACCGCGACCCGGACGGTGCCCGCGACCTGATGGACAAGGCGCACAGCGCGGCCAAGGAGGCGGTGGTCGAGATGCGGCAGGTGGCCCGCGGCATCCACCCACCGATCCTGACCGACCGAGGACTCGACGCCGCGCTCTCCGCCCTGGCCGGCAGCTCGCCGGTGCCGGTGACGGTGCGCACGGACCTGCCCCGGCGGCCGGATCCCACGGTCGAGGCGATCGCCTACTTCTGCGTGAGCGAGGGCCTGACCAACGTGGCCAAGCACGCCCACGCCCAGCAGGCCCGGGTGCTGGTGAGCGCGGCCGGTGAGTGGCTGCGGATCGAGATCGAGGACGACGGGGTGGGCGGCGCCCAGCCCGGGACGGGTGGCCGCGGCGGTGGCGGCACCGGGCTGCGCGGGCTGGCCGACCGGGTGGCCGCCATCGACGGCGCGGTACACCTGTCCTCACCGGCGGGCGGCCCGACCGTCCTGACCATCCATCTGCCGTTCCACCCCAGCGTCACCGAAACCGGGAGCTCCTCGTGA
- a CDS encoding response regulator: MRVVLAEDSVLLREGLLRLLGETGFEVAEACPDAESFLKAVEAHRPDLVIVDVRMPPTFTDEGVRAALVVRHQYPDIAVVVLSQYVEENYATELFAARSRGIGYLLKDRVADVRDFVETLRRVTGGGTALDPEVVAQLFSRATRKDPLARLTPREREVLGLMAEGRSNTAISAALVIGEGAVEKHVSSIFGKLDLPPDAQDHRRVLAVLRWLGQEG, from the coding sequence ATTCGTGTCGTCCTCGCCGAGGACTCGGTACTGCTGCGGGAGGGCCTGCTGCGCCTGCTCGGCGAGACCGGCTTCGAGGTGGCGGAGGCCTGCCCCGACGCCGAGTCGTTCCTCAAGGCCGTGGAGGCGCATCGTCCCGACCTGGTGATCGTCGACGTGCGGATGCCGCCGACCTTCACCGACGAGGGGGTGCGCGCGGCCCTGGTGGTGCGGCACCAGTACCCGGACATCGCGGTGGTGGTGCTCAGCCAGTACGTCGAGGAGAACTACGCCACCGAGCTCTTCGCCGCCCGCTCGCGGGGCATCGGCTACCTGCTCAAGGATCGGGTGGCCGACGTGCGCGACTTCGTCGAGACGCTGCGCCGGGTCACCGGGGGAGGCACCGCGCTCGACCCGGAGGTGGTGGCGCAGCTGTTCTCCCGCGCCACCCGCAAGGACCCGCTGGCCCGGCTGACCCCGCGGGAGCGCGAGGTGCTCGGGCTGATGGCCGAGGGCCGCTCCAACACCGCCATCTCCGCGGCCCTGGTGATCGGTGAGGGCGCTGTGGAGAAGCACGTCTCCAGCATCTTCGGAAAGCTCGACCTCCCCCCGGACGCGCAGGACCACCGCAGGGTCCTGGCCGTCCTCCGCTGGCTCGGCCAGGAGGGCTGA
- a CDS encoding F0F1 ATP synthase subunit gamma, which yields MAGQQRVYRARIRSTASLEKIFRAMELIASSRISKARQAVASSTPYARAISRAVSAVATYSDVDHVLTTEKESVRRAAVLVVTADRGMAGAYSSNAIRASEQLRERLEGEGKQVATYVTGRKGVGFLRFRKRDIAGEWTGFSDAPKYEDAKTIGDTLVEAFLRDHEDGGVDEIHIVYTRFVSMVTQQPEIVRLLPLEVVEGTEPPAPDELLPLYAFEPNPAEVLDALLPKYVNSRIFNALLQASASELASRQRAMKSASDNAKELIRTYTRLANQARQAEITQEISEIVGGADALAS from the coding sequence ATGGCAGGCCAGCAGAGGGTCTACCGGGCCCGTATCCGGTCTACCGCTTCCCTGGAGAAGATCTTCCGGGCGATGGAACTCATCGCCTCGTCCCGGATCTCCAAGGCGCGGCAGGCCGTGGCTTCGTCGACGCCGTACGCCCGGGCGATCAGTCGTGCGGTCTCCGCGGTCGCGACCTACTCCGACGTGGACCACGTCCTCACCACGGAGAAGGAAAGCGTCCGCCGGGCAGCGGTTCTGGTCGTCACGGCCGACCGCGGCATGGCCGGTGCCTACTCCTCGAACGCGATCCGCGCCAGCGAGCAGCTGCGCGAGCGCCTGGAGGGGGAGGGCAAGCAGGTCGCCACCTACGTCACCGGACGTAAGGGCGTCGGCTTCCTCCGCTTCCGCAAGCGCGACATCGCCGGGGAGTGGACCGGGTTCTCGGACGCCCCGAAGTATGAGGACGCCAAGACCATCGGTGACACCCTGGTCGAGGCGTTCCTCCGGGACCACGAGGACGGCGGGGTGGACGAGATCCACATCGTCTACACGCGTTTCGTCAGCATGGTGACGCAGCAGCCGGAGATTGTCCGGTTGCTGCCGCTGGAGGTCGTCGAGGGCACCGAGCCCCCCGCCCCGGACGAGTTGCTGCCGCTCTACGCGTTCGAGCCGAACCCGGCGGAGGTGCTCGACGCGCTTCTGCCCAAGTACGTGAACAGCCGGATCTTCAACGCGCTGCTCCAGGCGTCGGCCAGCGAGCTGGCCTCCCGCCAGCGTGCGATGAAGTCCGCCTCGGACAACGCCAAGGAACTGATCCGGACCTACACGCGACTGGCCAACCAGGCGCGCCAGGCCGAGATCACCCAGGAGATCAGCGAGATCGTCGGCGGCGCCGACGCGCTTGCCAGCTGA
- a CDS encoding MMPL family transporter produces the protein MTTTTDSERQRLAPPPPPAVPQRSLAGWCARHRWTTLLAALIVVAAAVVLLGGGLRTTTGADQLVGDSKEASKLLEGADFGDRPAEHLLVSVRRGTLTGEQVATLGTQIRDAYTGVEGVGSVGEPILSADGRTMLVSMELTAAKDDDTAIEDTARRMMPVTDGLVAAHPDLEVGQTGEGSLNAGVGEQIESDLRKAEIFSLPVTLVILLLAFGSVVAAFVPVLLGIAAVGTALGVTALISQHYAVDQNTQSLVLLIGLAVGVDYALFVIRRARQERAHGLAVRDTIRVAGATAGRAVIISGITVVVSMTGMLIAGGLYTSLAIGAVIVVAVAVAASATVLPAVQSLLGDGIDRLRLPFIGRRVGREASVDGPWGRLAGAVVRRPLIWTLAATALLVALAVPAAGMRTALFGVESLPQDLPQVKATMAMTGAFPQEGSNIELVVGAPAGSAAQVRTALEQAWPVARGTGVVVGDEASIRVSKDGAVNVMSLAIPYESSDGRAGDAVEKVRDQVVPAVRGSLDGVPGAAVHLGGVAEGTELSSWMDGRLLPVVAFVLVLTFVVMALSFGSLWLALATVLLNLLSVGAGYGVMTSIFQNTWAEGLLDFTSVGAIASWLPLLMFVILFGLSMDYHVFVVSRVREAWRDGHSPKDAVRLGVARSAGTVTSAAAVMVAVFAIFATMSVLEMKQLGVGLATAVFIDATVVRGVLLPAVLAVLGEKAHRRPRWLPALHD, from the coding sequence ATGACGACAACGACTGACTCGGAACGTCAACGTCTGGCGCCGCCCCCTCCACCCGCGGTGCCGCAGCGTTCCCTCGCCGGATGGTGCGCCCGGCACCGCTGGACCACCCTGCTCGCCGCGCTGATCGTGGTCGCTGCCGCAGTTGTGCTGCTCGGGGGCGGGCTGCGCACGACGACCGGTGCCGACCAGCTGGTGGGCGACTCGAAGGAGGCCTCGAAGCTGCTGGAGGGAGCGGACTTCGGGGATCGCCCGGCGGAACACCTGCTGGTCAGTGTGCGGAGGGGAACGCTGACCGGCGAGCAGGTGGCCACGCTCGGCACACAGATCCGGGACGCCTACACCGGGGTCGAGGGGGTGGGTTCCGTGGGGGAGCCGATCCTCTCGGCGGACGGGCGCACGATGCTGGTGTCGATGGAGCTGACCGCGGCCAAGGACGACGACACCGCGATCGAGGACACCGCCCGGCGGATGATGCCCGTCACCGACGGCCTGGTGGCCGCGCACCCCGACCTGGAGGTCGGGCAGACCGGTGAGGGATCACTGAACGCGGGGGTCGGTGAGCAGATCGAGAGCGACCTGCGCAAGGCCGAGATCTTCTCGCTGCCGGTCACTCTGGTGATCCTGCTGCTGGCGTTCGGCTCGGTGGTGGCGGCGTTCGTGCCGGTGCTGCTCGGGATCGCGGCGGTGGGGACCGCGCTCGGGGTGACGGCGCTGATCTCGCAGCACTACGCGGTGGACCAGAACACCCAGAGCCTGGTGCTGCTCATCGGCCTGGCGGTCGGGGTGGACTACGCGCTGTTCGTGATCCGCCGGGCCCGGCAGGAGCGGGCGCACGGCCTGGCGGTGCGCGACACGATCCGGGTGGCGGGGGCCACGGCCGGGCGGGCCGTGATCATCTCCGGCATCACCGTGGTGGTCTCGATGACCGGCATGCTGATCGCCGGTGGGCTGTACACGTCGCTGGCGATCGGCGCGGTGATCGTGGTCGCCGTCGCGGTGGCGGCCTCGGCCACCGTACTGCCGGCAGTGCAGTCCCTGCTGGGTGACGGGATCGACCGGCTGAGGCTGCCTTTCATCGGCCGGCGGGTGGGGCGCGAGGCCTCGGTCGACGGACCGTGGGGGCGCCTGGCCGGAGCGGTCGTGCGTCGTCCCCTGATCTGGACCCTGGCCGCCACGGCCCTGCTGGTCGCCCTGGCGGTGCCGGCCGCGGGCATGCGCACCGCGCTGTTCGGCGTGGAGTCGCTGCCGCAAGACCTGCCGCAGGTCAAGGCCACGATGGCGATGACCGGGGCGTTCCCGCAGGAGGGCTCGAACATCGAGCTGGTGGTCGGTGCCCCGGCCGGCTCGGCCGCGCAGGTGCGCACCGCCCTGGAGCAGGCCTGGCCGGTGGCGCGCGGAACCGGTGTGGTGGTCGGCGACGAGGCCTCGATCCGGGTCTCGAAAGACGGTGCGGTGAACGTGATGTCGCTGGCGATCCCGTACGAGAGCTCGGACGGCCGGGCGGGGGACGCGGTCGAGAAGGTGCGTGACCAGGTGGTTCCGGCGGTCCGGGGCTCGCTGGACGGGGTGCCCGGGGCGGCCGTGCACCTGGGCGGCGTGGCCGAGGGCACGGAGCTCTCGTCCTGGATGGACGGCCGGCTGCTGCCGGTGGTGGCCTTCGTGCTGGTGCTGACCTTCGTGGTGATGGCGCTCTCGTTCGGGTCGCTGTGGCTGGCCCTGGCCACGGTGCTGCTCAACCTGCTGTCGGTCGGCGCCGGTTACGGTGTGATGACCTCGATCTTCCAGAACACCTGGGCCGAGGGGCTTCTCGACTTCACCTCGGTCGGCGCCATCGCCTCCTGGCTGCCGCTGCTGATGTTCGTGATCCTGTTCGGCCTCTCGATGGACTACCACGTGTTCGTGGTCTCCCGGGTGCGGGAGGCCTGGCGCGACGGGCACTCCCCGAAGGACGCCGTGCGGCTCGGCGTGGCCCGCAGCGCCGGCACGGTGACCAGCGCGGCCGCCGTGATGGTGGCGGTGTTCGCGATCTTCGCCACGATGTCGGTGCTGGAGATGAAGCAGCTCGGCGTGGGCCTGGCCACCGCGGTGTTCATCGACGCGACCGTGGTGCGAGGGGTGCTGCTGCCCGCCGTGCTCGCGGTGCTGGGCGAGAAGGCCCACCGCAGGCCGCGTTGGCTACCGGCCCTGCACGACTGA
- a CDS encoding cob(I)yrinic acid a,c-diamide adenosyltransferase: MVNLTRIYTRTGDDGTTALGDFSRTSKNDPRLIAYADCDEANSAIGVVLAAGTPAPPIARLLRRIQNDLFDVGSDLCVPVTATPPKHEPLRVTADYVDRLEAACDEFNENLPALRSFILPGGTPASAYLHVARTVTRRAERSVWAAIEVHGEGVNPLTAKYLNRLSDLLFILCRVANLDAGGDVLWVPGGERD, encoded by the coding sequence ATGGTGAACCTGACCCGGATCTACACCCGGACCGGCGACGACGGCACGACCGCGCTCGGCGACTTCAGCCGGACCTCGAAGAACGACCCGCGGCTGATCGCCTACGCCGACTGCGACGAGGCGAACAGCGCGATCGGTGTGGTGCTGGCGGCCGGCACCCCGGCGCCGCCGATCGCGCGGCTGCTGCGCCGGATCCAGAACGACCTGTTCGACGTGGGGTCCGACCTGTGTGTGCCGGTGACCGCGACGCCGCCGAAGCACGAGCCGCTGCGGGTCACCGCCGACTACGTCGACCGGCTGGAGGCCGCGTGCGACGAGTTCAACGAGAACCTGCCCGCGCTGCGCTCGTTCATCCTGCCCGGCGGCACCCCGGCCTCGGCCTACCTGCACGTGGCCCGTACGGTCACCCGGCGCGCCGAGCGCTCGGTGTGGGCGGCGATCGAGGTTCACGGCGAGGGCGTCAACCCGCTCACCGCGAAGTACCTGAACCGGCTGAGCGACCTGCTGTTCATCCTGTGCCGGGTGGCCAACCTGGACGCCGGCGGCGACGTGCTGTGGGTGCCGGGCGGGGAACGGGACTAG
- a CDS encoding F0F1 ATP synthase subunit epsilon, translating to MTLQVELVSAEAKVWTGSARMVIARTSEGEIGVLTGHEPTLALLAPGKVTIRGEAGETVVAEVEDGGFLSIDHDRVTVVADTAALVSDSAR from the coding sequence GTGACACTCCAGGTAGAACTGGTGAGTGCCGAGGCGAAGGTCTGGACGGGCTCGGCCCGCATGGTCATCGCCCGCACGAGCGAGGGCGAGATCGGTGTGCTCACCGGTCACGAGCCGACGCTCGCGCTGCTCGCCCCGGGCAAGGTCACGATCCGCGGCGAAGCCGGCGAGACAGTGGTCGCCGAGGTCGAAGACGGTGGGTTCCTCTCCATCGACCACGACCGGGTGACCGTGGTCGCCGACACCGCGGCTCTCGTCTCCGACTCGGCCCGCTGA
- the atpD gene encoding F0F1 ATP synthase subunit beta, which yields MTATVTETGATSGQAGVGRVARVIGPVVDIEFPQGQLPGMYNALYIDYPLNGEDIRLWLEVAQFIGDNLVRAIALKPTDGLVRGMSVSDSGNPISVPVGDVTKGRVFNAIGDVLNLEEGERFEVTERWPIHRKAPSFDQLESKTEMFQTGIKVIDLLTPYVQGGKIGLFGGAGVGKTVLIQEMIARVARDHGGVSVFAGVGERTREGNDLIVEMEEAGVLPNTALVFGQMDEPPGTRLRVALSALTMAEYFRDVQSQDVLLFIDNIFRFTQAGSEVSTLLGRMPSAVGYQPNLADEMGLLQERITSTRGHSITSMQAIYVPADDYTDPAPATTFAHLDATTELSREIASMGIYPAVDPLTSTSRILDPRYIGDAHYNTAVRVKQILQRNKELQDIIAILGIDELSEEDKIVVNRARRIQRFLSQNTYVAKQFTGIEGSTVPIDETVDAFTRICDGEFDHVAEQAFFMCGGLDDVERKWAEIQKNTGA from the coding sequence ATGACCGCCACCGTCACCGAAACGGGTGCGACCAGCGGCCAGGCCGGCGTCGGCCGGGTGGCCCGGGTCATCGGCCCCGTCGTCGACATCGAGTTCCCGCAGGGCCAGCTGCCCGGTATGTACAACGCTCTGTACATCGACTACCCGCTGAACGGGGAGGACATCCGGCTCTGGCTGGAGGTCGCCCAGTTCATCGGCGACAACCTGGTCCGGGCCATCGCCCTGAAGCCGACCGACGGTCTGGTGCGCGGCATGTCGGTCTCCGACAGCGGCAACCCGATCAGCGTCCCGGTCGGTGACGTCACCAAGGGTCGCGTGTTCAACGCGATCGGCGACGTGCTCAACCTCGAAGAGGGCGAGCGCTTCGAGGTGACCGAGCGCTGGCCGATCCACCGCAAGGCCCCGTCCTTCGACCAGCTCGAGTCGAAGACCGAGATGTTCCAGACCGGCATCAAGGTCATCGACCTGCTCACCCCGTACGTGCAGGGTGGAAAGATCGGCCTGTTCGGTGGTGCCGGTGTCGGCAAGACCGTGCTGATCCAGGAGATGATCGCCCGGGTCGCCCGCGACCACGGTGGTGTCTCCGTGTTCGCCGGTGTCGGCGAGCGCACCCGTGAGGGCAACGACCTCATCGTCGAGATGGAAGAGGCCGGCGTTCTCCCGAACACCGCGCTGGTCTTCGGTCAGATGGACGAGCCGCCGGGCACGCGTCTGCGCGTGGCCCTCTCGGCCCTCACGATGGCGGAGTACTTCCGCGACGTGCAGAGCCAGGACGTGCTGCTGTTCATCGACAACATCTTCCGGTTCACCCAGGCCGGTTCCGAGGTCTCCACGCTGCTCGGCCGGATGCCGTCCGCCGTGGGTTACCAGCCCAACCTGGCCGACGAGATGGGCCTCCTCCAGGAGCGCATCACCTCGACGCGGGGTCACTCGATCACCTCGATGCAGGCGATCTACGTGCCGGCCGACGACTACACCGACCCGGCCCCGGCCACCACGTTCGCGCACCTGGACGCGACCACCGAGCTCTCCCGCGAGATCGCGTCGATGGGTATCTACCCGGCCGTGGACCCGCTGACCTCGACGTCGCGCATCCTGGACCCGCGGTACATCGGTGACGCCCACTACAACACCGCGGTGCGCGTGAAGCAGATCCTCCAGCGCAACAAGGAGCTTCAGGACATCATCGCGATCCTGGGTATCGACGAGCTGTCCGAGGAGGACAAGATCGTCGTCAACCGGGCCCGCCGGATCCAGCGGTTCCTGTCGCAGAACACCTACGTGGCCAAGCAGTTCACCGGCATCGAGGGTTCCACGGTCCCGATCGACGAGACCGTGGACGCCTTCACCCGGATCTGCGACGGCGAGTTCGACCACGTCGCCGAGCAGGCCTTCTTCATGTGCGGTGGCCTCGACGACGTCGAGCGCAAGTGGGCCGAGATCCAGAAGAACACCGGCGCCTGA
- the atpA gene encoding F0F1 ATP synthase subunit alpha, with the protein MAELTIRPDEIRDALDAFVKSYDPSTATREEVGIISEAADGIARVEGLPSVMANELLQFEDGTLGLAQNLDVNEIGVVVLGEFSGLEEGQEVKRTGEVLSVPVGDAFLGRVVDPLGAPIDGLGEIEAEGRRALELQAPGVMQRKSVHEPMQTGIKAIDSLTPIGRGQRQLIIGDRKTGKTTIAIDTIINQKRNWESGDPDKQVRCIYVAIGQKGSTIASIRGSLEEAGALEYTTIVAAPASDPAGFKYLAPYTGSAIGQHWMYAGKHVLIVFDDLSKQAEAYRAVSLLLRRPPGREAYPGDVFYLHSRLLERCAKLSDELGHGSMTGLPIVETKANDVSAYIPTNVISITDGQLFLQSDLFNANQRPAVDVGISVSRVGGSAMTKAMKKVTGSLKVELAQYRALEAFALFASDLDAASKQQLARGQRLMELFKQPQYSPYATEEQVVSIWLGTTGALDAVEVGDVRRFEQEFLDHLRRNTDVLTTIGETLQFNDDTSSTLEKEVESFKQFFQAGSDEGIVAGSEEYEATDAEDISQEQIVRQQR; encoded by the coding sequence ATGGCGGAGCTGACGATCCGTCCGGACGAGATCCGGGACGCGCTGGACGCCTTCGTAAAGTCTTACGACCCGAGCACGGCCACCCGGGAAGAAGTTGGCATCATCTCCGAGGCTGCCGACGGCATCGCCCGGGTCGAGGGCCTGCCCAGCGTGATGGCCAACGAGCTGCTTCAGTTCGAGGACGGCACGCTCGGCCTGGCGCAGAACCTGGACGTGAACGAGATCGGCGTCGTCGTTCTCGGTGAGTTCAGCGGCCTGGAAGAGGGCCAGGAGGTCAAGCGGACCGGCGAGGTGCTCTCCGTGCCCGTCGGCGACGCCTTCCTCGGCCGCGTGGTGGACCCGCTGGGTGCGCCGATCGACGGTCTCGGCGAGATCGAGGCCGAGGGCCGCCGCGCCCTGGAGCTCCAGGCTCCGGGCGTGATGCAGCGTAAGTCGGTGCACGAGCCGATGCAGACCGGGATCAAGGCGATCGACTCGCTGACCCCGATCGGCCGCGGTCAGCGCCAGCTGATCATCGGCGACCGCAAGACCGGCAAGACGACGATCGCGATCGACACGATCATCAACCAGAAGCGCAACTGGGAGTCCGGCGACCCGGACAAGCAGGTTCGCTGCATCTACGTCGCGATCGGCCAGAAGGGCTCGACCATCGCGTCGATCCGGGGCTCGCTCGAAGAGGCCGGCGCCCTGGAGTACACGACCATCGTCGCCGCCCCGGCGTCCGACCCGGCCGGCTTCAAGTACCTGGCCCCGTACACCGGCTCGGCCATCGGCCAGCACTGGATGTACGCCGGCAAGCACGTGCTGATCGTGTTCGACGACCTGTCCAAGCAGGCCGAGGCCTACCGCGCCGTGTCGCTGCTGCTGCGCCGCCCGCCGGGCCGTGAGGCCTACCCGGGTGACGTCTTCTACCTGCACTCCCGTCTGCTGGAGCGCTGCGCGAAGCTGTCCGACGAGCTGGGCCACGGCTCGATGACCGGTCTGCCGATCGTCGAGACCAAGGCCAACGACGTGTCGGCCTACATCCCGACCAACGTCATCTCGATCACCGACGGTCAGCTGTTCCTCCAGTCCGACCTGTTCAACGCCAACCAGCGTCCGGCCGTCGACGTCGGTATCTCCGTCTCCCGCGTCGGTGGCTCGGCCATGACGAAGGCGATGAAGAAGGTCACCGGTTCGCTGAAGGTCGAGCTGGCGCAGTACCGCGCGCTCGAGGCCTTCGCGCTGTTCGCCTCCGACCTGGACGCCGCCTCCAAGCAGCAGCTGGCCCGCGGTCAGCGTCTGATGGAGCTGTTCAAGCAGCCGCAGTACTCGCCGTACGCGACCGAGGAGCAGGTCGTCTCGATCTGGCTCGGCACGACCGGCGCGCTGGACGCGGTCGAGGTCGGCGACGTGCGCCGCTTCGAGCAGGAGTTCCTCGACCACCTGCGCCGTAACACCGACGTGCTGACCACGATCGGCGAGACGCTTCAGTTCAACGACGACACGAGCTCGACCCTGGAGAAGGAGGTCGAGTCCTTCAAGCAGTTCTTCCAGGCCGGCTCCGACGAGGGCATCGTGGCGGGCTCCGAGGAGTACGAGGCGACTGACGCCGAGGACATCTCGCAGGAGCAGATCGTCCGGCAGCAGCGCTGA
- a CDS encoding DUF4097 family beta strand repeat-containing protein, with product MTVTMPPPARPASRWLTPVRATTAVLGLSLVGLGVATVVTQFATRVTDETLVVSDPVSSLTVDVSAGDVTVRTGPAGGPVTVRVHSRAAVREAGWTRTMDDGNLGLTGRCEGGWPIDSCSVAFDVLVPADQAGDLTVDLRTGSGDQTLSGLAGPATLRTGAGDVRVTGFTGPTLKVTTGSGDIRAGRLESGGAELRTGTGDIDAEFTAATTGVSARTGTGDVTAWFTVAPVAVDTRADTGDVRLFVPEDGTHYDVTGASRTGDRRIEVPTGSSTHRLGADTGSGDVTVKFR from the coding sequence ATGACCGTGACCATGCCCCCGCCCGCGCGTCCGGCCAGCCGGTGGCTGACGCCGGTGCGCGCCACCACCGCGGTGCTCGGCCTGAGCCTGGTCGGGCTCGGTGTCGCCACCGTCGTCACCCAGTTCGCCACCCGGGTGACCGACGAGACACTGGTGGTGTCCGACCCGGTGAGCTCGCTGACGGTGGACGTCTCGGCCGGCGACGTGACCGTGCGCACCGGCCCGGCGGGCGGCCCGGTCACCGTGCGCGTGCACTCCCGGGCCGCCGTGCGCGAGGCGGGCTGGACCAGAACGATGGACGACGGAAACCTCGGCCTCACCGGGCGGTGCGAGGGCGGCTGGCCGATCGACAGCTGCTCTGTCGCCTTCGACGTGCTGGTGCCCGCCGACCAGGCCGGCGACCTCACGGTGGACCTGCGCACCGGCTCCGGCGACCAGACCCTCAGCGGCCTGGCCGGGCCGGCCACGCTGCGCACCGGCGCGGGCGACGTGCGGGTCACCGGCTTCACCGGCCCCACCCTGAAGGTCACCACCGGCAGCGGCGACATCCGGGCCGGCCGGCTGGAATCGGGCGGCGCCGAGCTGCGCACCGGCACCGGCGACATCGACGCCGAGTTCACCGCCGCCACCACCGGGGTGTCCGCGCGCACCGGCACCGGAGACGTCACCGCCTGGTTCACCGTGGCCCCCGTCGCGGTGGACACCCGGGCGGACACCGGCGACGTGCGGCTGTTCGTGCCCGAAGACGGCACCCACTACGACGTGACCGGCGCCAGCCGCACCGGCGACCGGCGGATCGAGGTGCCGACCGGCAGCAGCACCCACCGGCTGGGTGCGGACACCGGTTCCGGGGACGTGACCGTGAAGTTCCGCTGA
- a CDS encoding DUF2550 domain-containing protein, with the protein MGELVAPLEILGALLVLFGLVLALFILRRYLLARNGATFDCSLKREHPRRASAWILGVARYSEHRLEWFRIFTISPRPSRVLDRSQLDLVEWKPPNEDEIHAILPGAVIVRCSYGKENPVILEMAMTKSDYTGFATWLEAAPPGMQPFSA; encoded by the coding sequence TTGGGAGAACTGGTAGCCCCGCTCGAGATTCTCGGCGCGCTCCTTGTCCTCTTCGGCCTGGTCCTCGCTCTGTTCATTCTGCGTCGTTACCTGCTTGCGCGTAACGGCGCCACGTTCGACTGCTCGCTGAAACGCGAGCACCCGCGCCGCGCGAGCGCCTGGATCCTGGGCGTCGCGCGGTACAGCGAGCACCGGCTCGAATGGTTCAGGATCTTCACGATCAGTCCTCGGCCCAGCCGGGTGCTGGACCGCTCCCAGCTCGATCTGGTCGAGTGGAAGCCGCCGAACGAAGACGAGATCCACGCGATTCTGCCCGGCGCCGTCATCGTGCGATGCAGTTATGGCAAAGAGAATCCGGTGATCCTCGAGATGGCCATGACCAAGTCGGACTACACCGGATTCGCCACCTGGCTGGAAGCGGCACCGCCCGGCATGCAGCCGTTCAGCGCCTGA